The region TGGACAGCTCCGCGAAAGCGGAAGCCACCAGGAATTGCTGGCGCTCAACGGGTTGTACCGGAAGTTGTACGAATTGCAGTACAAAGAGCAGGAACGCGCCGCCGCGTAGGCCGGGTTAGGTCCCGCCAGGGACCGTAACCCGGCGTATCCCGGCGTATCCCCCGTATCCCGGCGTATCTCCCGTATCCCGGCGTATCCCCCGTATCCCGTCACCCCCATGTTTATAGTTTCGGGCACCTCCCCCCACATCGACCGTCCCAGGCCAGTTTTCCCCTACCATTCCCTGGCCAACCATGTACATCCGACGCCTCCTCGTCCCTGGCGGGACCTACTTCTTCACCGTCGTCACCGAACGCCGCCGCCCCATTCTGATCGATGAAAACGTCTCGCTGCTGATGCAGGCGTTTAAAGCCGTTAAATCAAACTACCCCTTCCGGCAGGAGGCCATCGTCGTGCTGCCGAACCATCTCCACTGCCTGTGGACCCTCCCTCGCCACGACGACGACTTCTCAAACCGATGGCGCCTCATCAAAACCTGGTTTTCGAAGCGAGCGAACATCGAGGACCGCTGCCTGATGACCCGGCGCCGGCGATCGAAGAAGATGCGGGCTATCTGGCAGCACCGGTATTGGGACCATGTGATCCGCGACGAGCGGGACTACGAAAATCACCTCGACTACATCCACATAAACCCGGTCAAACATGGGTATGTGGATCGGGCGATCGATTGGCCGCACTCGAGCTTCCGGGCGTATGTGCGGCTGGGGTATTACGCGGAGGATTGGGGGTCGAGACGCCGGCATGTGACGCCGGCATGTGACGCCGGCATGTGACGCCGGCATGTGACGCCGGCATGTGACGCCGGCATGTGACGCCGGCATGTGACGCCGG is a window of Rhodothermales bacterium DNA encoding:
- a CDS encoding transposase, giving the protein MYIRRLLVPGGTYFFTVVTERRRPILIDENVSLLMQAFKAVKSNYPFRQEAIVVLPNHLHCLWTLPRHDDDFSNRWRLIKTWFSKRANIEDRCLMTRRRRSKKMRAIWQHRYWDHVIRDERDYENHLDYIHINPVKHGYVDRAIDWPHSSFRAYVRLGYYAEDWGSRRRHVTPACDAGM